In Rubrivirga marina, the following are encoded in one genomic region:
- a CDS encoding AI-2E family transporter: MTLRSLENRAFLALLTVVTLAFAWTLGGFLMPVFWAVVLAVLFSPLFGWFERRLGGRSTLAALLTLATVLVAVVGPLVTLGVLVTEEAVGVYQQVSRGEIDITEPVAAVERMLPQLAERAEEIGVDFEQIRENVASSALAVSQEVASRLLGFGQQAVTFTLLLAVTLYVLFFFVRDGEALRETLIRALPLGDPREKRLFTKFAAVTRATVKGTFVIAAVQGTIGGVSFWVLGLGSPVLWGVMMGVFSLLPAVGGALVWVPAALYLLATGAWVKALILGGIGAGIMGTVDNALRPVLVGRDAGMPDYMILLSTLGGLATFGFSGLVMGPIVAGLFLTVWEIFTEEFGPADDAPAEVPGLDPPEAEAAEDDPADLTPEAAPVESA, translated from the coding sequence ATGACCCTCCGCTCGCTCGAGAACCGGGCGTTCCTCGCCCTCCTCACCGTCGTCACGCTCGCGTTCGCGTGGACGCTCGGCGGGTTTCTGATGCCGGTGTTCTGGGCCGTCGTGCTGGCGGTCTTGTTCTCGCCCCTGTTCGGGTGGTTCGAGCGACGGCTCGGCGGGCGCTCGACGCTCGCCGCGCTCCTCACCCTCGCGACCGTGCTCGTGGCCGTCGTCGGCCCGCTCGTGACGCTGGGCGTGCTCGTGACGGAGGAGGCCGTCGGCGTGTACCAGCAGGTGTCGCGCGGGGAGATCGACATCACGGAGCCCGTCGCGGCCGTCGAGCGGATGCTCCCTCAACTCGCGGAGCGCGCCGAGGAGATCGGGGTCGACTTCGAGCAGATCCGCGAGAACGTCGCGTCGTCGGCCCTCGCGGTGAGCCAGGAGGTCGCGTCGCGCCTGCTCGGGTTCGGCCAGCAGGCCGTCACCTTCACGCTCCTGCTGGCGGTGACGCTGTACGTCCTGTTCTTCTTCGTCCGCGACGGGGAAGCCCTCCGCGAGACCCTCATCCGCGCGCTCCCGCTCGGCGACCCCCGCGAGAAGAGGCTCTTTACCAAGTTCGCGGCCGTCACGCGCGCCACCGTCAAGGGCACGTTCGTGATCGCGGCCGTGCAGGGGACGATCGGCGGCGTTTCGTTCTGGGTCCTCGGCCTCGGCTCGCCCGTGCTGTGGGGCGTGATGATGGGCGTGTTCTCGCTCCTGCCCGCGGTCGGCGGCGCGCTCGTCTGGGTCCCGGCCGCGCTCTACCTGCTCGCGACCGGCGCGTGGGTCAAGGCGCTCATCCTCGGCGGCATCGGCGCGGGCATCATGGGGACCGTCGACAACGCGCTCCGGCCGGTCCTCGTCGGCCGCGACGCCGGGATGCCGGACTATATGATTCTCCTCTCGACGCTCGGCGGGCTGGCGACGTTCGGGTTTTCCGGCCTCGTGATGGGTCCCATCGTGGCCGGCCTGTTCCTGACCGTGTGGGAGATCTTTACGGAGGAGTTCGGCCCGGCCGACGACGCCCCGGCCGAGGTCCCCGGCCTCGACCCGCCCGAGGCCGAGGCGGCCGAGGACGACCCGGCCGACCTGACCCCCGAGGCGGCCCCGGTCGAGTCGGCCTAG